ACATGGGCAAGGATGAAAAAATTGTCACCTTCTGGTGCACCTGTTCCGTTCTGCACGCCCGTGTGCATGAAGGGCCAAACCCGGCTCTTGTACTCGGCACGGAGTTTACCAACTGGGCCGTACTTGAGCAGGGCAAATCGGACATTAACTGGTTCCACAGCACTCCCTCGCGGGGGGTGTCGCCCATAACCCAGTGGGTTATGCATATGGATATGGAGCAGCGCAGACTGCTCTGAAGAAACGCTGATGTATTCCGTTTGGCGGTGTTGCTTTGTTTTTTTGAAACAGTAACGCTGTACCAAGGTACCGCGCCGCGATGTTGCGTGGATTCAGACAATAATTGCTTTTGTCTGCAGAATGACACATTGAAATGTAAAATACTTCAAAGGTCATCTGATCCAGACTGCGGCCATGCTTCAAAGCCGGGACAGGCTGAACGCAGGCCACCCCGGCAGCGAAAACCGTTGGCAGCAAATGTAATGCAGGCCATTGCCGGCGCGGCAGGCGCGCCCGGCCCCAATTTCAACCAAGGAGACTACATTGGACGGCGGCTCGGAAGGTCATAGTACCATCTGGTCGCGCCTGAGCAGACTGTTCGGGCACGACGATCAGGAATCTCTGGAAAAAGCCATTCTTGAAGCAAGCGCTGACGGCGAGGTGGAACCCGATGAGGAATCCATGCTGCTCGGCATTCTGCGATTCAACGATCTTCAGGTGCAGGACACAATGATCCCCCGCACCGATATCGACTGCGTTTCCCACGACATGCCCCTGAGCGAAGTGGCGCACATCATCGTGCGCTCGGGGCACTCGCGCATTCCGGTATACAAGGAGACCCGCGACAACATCGTGGGCATTCTGCACGCCAAGGATCTGCTGCGCAGCATGCTTGACAAGGGCGGCAAACCCTCGTCCATCGCCGAGCTTATCCGCGAGCCCTTCTTTGTGCCCGAAACCAAGTCCATACGGACGCTTCTTCAGGAATTTCGCGCACGCAAGCAGCATATTGCCATCGCTCTGGACGAGTACGGCGGCACCTCCGGGCTCATTACCATTGAGGACGTACTGGAAGAAATCGTCGGCGATATTGAGGACGAACACGACGCTCCCCGGAAGGAAGACATCCGCCCCCTGAGCGATAATGCTTACGAACTCACGGGCCGCGCCCTGCTTGAAGACCTTGAGGACATGGGCGTTGACCTGGATTCCGACGAGGTCGACACCATTGGCGGCTACCTCAGCATGGAGGCCGGTCATGTGCCTGCCCCAGGCGAAAGCTTTACGCTGCGCGGCTGGACCTTCACCGTGCTTGAAGCCGACCGCAAGCTCATCCTGCGTCTGCGCATGGAACCAGCGAGCAGCGCCGCCAGCCGTTCAGACGCGGAAATCGGGACAGCGCATGAGGCTGATCAGGCTTCATCCTCCGTTACTGCCGGTGCGCAAGACGAACAGGCAACTCTCGGCACCAAGGCCACAGCCATGGTTGACGATATCCACAGCACCATGGTGCAGTCCGCTCAGGCCAACACGCTGACGGAAACCGATGCTGTCCGCCCGGTGGATTCTCCGGCCAGGGTATGAGCCATGCTCAGGGTATGAGTCCTGCCCAGAGTATGAGTCCTACGCTGGCCGCCACCTTCCGTCCTGACAGATCCGCGCTGCTTACAGGCATGGCGGGCGCGGCAGGCATATGGCTGGGCTTTCCCAACGACATGGCTGGCCTGCCGCCGCTGGTTCTGCTGTGGCCAGTAGCCCTGGCCTGGCTCGGCCTGTTCGCTCCCACGTTCGCCGCCGCACTGCGTCGGGGCTGGCTCTGCAGCATGGCCGGAGGCATGGCGGCCCTCTACTGGCTCACCATGCCCGTACACAATGTGGGCGGCCTGCCGTGGCTTCTGGCCATACCCTGCGCCCTCTTCATCGTGGCCTGTATTTCCAGCGCCGGAGGGCTGTTCGCCGTGGCAGCGCATTTGCTGCGCCGCCGCCCCCCCATCCTGTGGGCCGTAGTGCTGGGACTGTTGTGGTATGTGCTTGAAGCCCTTTACGCTCTGGCCCTGGGCTTTCCCTGGCTGGAGCTTTCAGGCGCGCTTGCCGCATGGCCCCTGCTGGTTCAGGGGGCAGACACGGTGGGCGCGTACGGCCTGTCCGGCCTGTGGGTCATGGCCGCCCTTCTCTTCGCCCTGGGCCTGCTGCCGCACCCTGCCGCCACACCTTGCCCCAATACCGCCCCCTGTTCCAATGCCTCCCCTTGCCCCAATGCCACCCCTGGCCCCACTGCTGCGGCCTGTAAAGACGCAGCAGAAGACGGCGGGCAAAGCGGCAAAAAAAGCAGCAAGAAAGGCGACGCAAAACATGGCGCGAATGACGGCGCGAATGACGGCGCGAATGACATCGCGAATGACATCGCGGAAGACGGCGCGGGAGACATCGCGGCGGCCTCTGGCACGCCCGGCAACTCCGGCCCTGACCTTGGCCCTGACTTTGGCCCTGGCCCTGGCCCTGACTTTGGCCCTGGCCCTGCTGGCCCGAAGAAATCATGGCGGCCCGCCAGCCTTGTCTGCGGCCTTGCCATGACCTGCCTGCTGCTGGGCTACGGCGCGCTGCGGCTGCATCAGCAGCCCCTCATAACCGACCCCGTGGGGCCGCAAAGCGTGCAGGCACTCTTTGTGGAAGGCAATGTGGATCAGAACCAGAAGTGGCTGCCCGCTTTCCAGCGCCAGACCGTTGATCTGTATTTGCGTCTTACCTATGATGCCCTGGCGCAACGGCCTGGCGAACACCCGCTTATCATCTGGCCCGAAACGGCCTTGCCCTTCTTTTTTGAGACCAACCAGCTGCATTCACCACGGGTGCGGCAATTGTCGTCCGTCACCGGCAGCCCCCTGCTTGTGGGCGCGCCCGGCCTTGAGCGCCGGCCGGACAAAAAAGAGCCCGACGTCTTTAACCGCGCCTTTCTGCTGACGCCGCCCGACGGCGCTGTGGCCGGATACTACGACAAGGAACACCTGGTTCCTTTTGGCGAATACCTGCCGGAATGGCTCAACTGGAGCTTTCTTGAAGCCCTGCTGCAGGGCGTTGGCGTCTACCAGACAGGCACGGCCATCGCGCCCCTGCGCTACGACAATCTTGCTATGGGCATGCTCATTTGCTATGAAGGCATATTTCCCTGGCTGGCGCAGGCACGTGTCGCAGATGGCGCCAATATCCTGGTTGACATCAG
This window of the Desulfovibrio sp. genome carries:
- the lnt gene encoding apolipoprotein N-acyltransferase gives rise to the protein MSPTLAATFRPDRSALLTGMAGAAGIWLGFPNDMAGLPPLVLLWPVALAWLGLFAPTFAAALRRGWLCSMAGGMAALYWLTMPVHNVGGLPWLLAIPCALFIVACISSAGGLFAVAAHLLRRRPPILWAVVLGLLWYVLEALYALALGFPWLELSGALAAWPLLVQGADTVGAYGLSGLWVMAALLFALGLLPHPAATPCPNTAPCSNASPCPNATPGPTAAACKDAAEDGGQSGKKSSKKGDAKHGANDGANDGANDIANDIAEDGAGDIAAASGTPGNSGPDLGPDFGPGPGPDFGPGPAGPKKSWRPASLVCGLAMTCLLLGYGALRLHQQPLITDPVGPQSVQALFVEGNVDQNQKWLPAFQRQTVDLYLRLTYDALAQRPGEHPLIIWPETALPFFFETNQLHSPRVRQLSSVTGSPLLVGAPGLERRPDKKEPDVFNRAFLLTPPDGAVAGYYDKEHLVPFGEYLPEWLNWSFLEALLQGVGVYQTGTAIAPLRYDNLAMGMLICYEGIFPWLAQARVADGANILVDISNDGWFGATPAPRQHLYLTALRAIEQNRWILRGTNTGISVVVDARGRLTMRGAQFREQALWGRAALESAPSLYHRLWPWPLPAAAVLLVVLLLPGCRCRSRRNTDA